The sequence TTTGCAGGATGTAAGTAATAGCTTGTGTAAGCATTATAAAATTTGTACTGGGCTTGccagcacaagaaggaaaagaaaatgtcatgggATTTTGCTCtccagaaatgctttctgtggTAACTGATAATTTGGTCAGCGTTTTACTATTTTTActtaattgtctttttttttcccccacattctctcttaaaaacaaacaaaaaccccacaaaaacaagtatttaaatcatagaatggcctgggttgaaaaggacctcagcATCTAATTTCAgctcccctgctgtgggcagggtcaccaaccactagatcaggctagTTTAAAGGCagcaattaaattaaaaaaaaaagaacagcagaataCAAGTAAAATCGGTTTATCTGCTGTgttgagttcttttttttttttctaacagaagTATTCATTTTTTGAGATAAAAATGTACCGGTTAAGTATTTTTATGTGTTAGTTTTCCATttgtcttcacttttttttacatttttagtaGTATTAGAATTATTGCTGTTTATTAGTATAGGTTAGAATAtagatttaaatatattttatccttttttagTTCAGATCTTATAAAATTATATTCTTAATCCTCAGTTTCATAATAACTAAATTTGTTTCATTCACAATCCTTATGTAAAATGTTGAAGGTGTTTGTTCCACCAAAACTGTATATTTGGAGAGTGTATGATGCAAGTAAGATTGGGGATTGCCTTACCAAAGTTCAGCTTCCTCGATAGCGGAGGAAAGGATCCTAGAgatagtgatttttttcctctttgtcttGAATACTTATTTTAAACTTGAGAGAACTTCCCCCTAGAAGTTCTAGAACGTCTTGGTTTTGACAGTTGAATGTGAGGTAAATCTCATACATTGTGTTTGTCCTTGTAGTATGTTCATTTTCCCTCATAGTTAAATGACATGATTTAGTAATAAGATATTCCTTCCACAGATAAAAGGAACTGTTGTAACAGAATATGAGCTGGAATACATATTGCTTGAAGGACATTGCTTTGATGTGTCAACTGGACAACCTCCTCGAGGGCTACAGTTCACTCTGGGCACAAAGAATAATCCTGTCATGGTTGATACTATTGTGATGGCCAACTTGGTAAGTATTCAGTACAAAAACAGGCATTACAATTGCATACTCCATGAGAATTCTTTAGAAGATtatgaaattcattttctttaaatctgttTCTCCTATTGCAAAGTTAGAAGTGTTCAGAGTAACAACAGTATCCTGAAGTTGAGACCAGCTACAAAACCCTGCTCTTATGTTCCAATATAGATTTGGATTTCTCCTAATTTCAGATCCTTATCTGAAATGCCTGAAGTGGGAGTCTTATTGCCTTAAGTCAATGGTAGGAAGTAGATAACTTCATATGATTGGTGATTCCACCAACAAACATAAGGTATGAATCACTTTCTGACTAAGATAACCATTTTTGTTACAAATAATCCAGGCAAAGGAGACTCCTATTTTAGATGCTTCACTTAAGTGCTTAAAGCTTCTGTAAGGCAAATCCACGCCTCAGAATTCCTCTGGTTGTCTGaggtaattatttttgttggcaGCAGTCTTGTAGATCttctaattttttaaatgagaaaatgtattttgtccGGTCTCATTTGAAAGGGAAAGATTACTTTTGATGAATAAGATCTGTTATCAATCTGCTATTCTCAGCTCTCTGTGAAAATTGCATTGTATCACAAGGAAGAGAATGCTTAATAAACTTTGAGTCTTTAATACCAGTACTGAATACCTTCTCAATAGTAGAAggttttcagcattttaaagCTTCTAGCTGTATGCAGAGTTCCTAAACTGGAGAATAGCCGTGTAAGAATAGCCGTGTTTACTTGGAAGTTACTAGAGACAAAATTTGAAATTTCAAAGAAGCTTTTTGGGTTAGGGTGAATTTAATAGTTCACTTCTTTAATGCTCAGTTACTTATTGTTTTGGATGGAGATTTTATATACATCTCAAATTTAGCTAGAATTAAATGGAACACTGAGAGAAATTAATATGGACATACAGGAAAGGTGATACGTGGTTGCATCTCTGACATGTTACTTTCAGGATTAATATGGCCGTAGGTAATGAATGGCTACTAACCTCGGTTGCCGTACCAAATGTTGGATGACTGATGTTTGTATGTGTATACGGCTGATTTTGAAATGATGACAGAACAAttgcatgtattttcttttttccccagggGTATTTTCAGCTGAAAGCAAATCCAGGTGCTTGGACACTGAGATTGCGTAAAGGAAGATCTGAAGACATTTATCGGGTTTTTTCGTAAGTATTCATCTATGCTTAGGAAATGTACTTATAAACGATTCTGTTTAAGTACAGCGTATTTTGAAAGCACgtattgaaggaaaaattagcaaaaataaCATGAGAAAGTAGAACAAGAACCAAGATTTAATGTGTATAACAGATATCTTATTTCATGAAAGTGTAAGTAAAAGGAATTAATAGAACAAGACCAGCTTTGAAAGTCTTTTCAGGAAGACTTTTTATAAATTAAAGCACACTACCTATACATTTTTGTATATATCATCTGCATGGCTAAGTGACAGAATAAAGAACAATTTCACATCGCTCCTTCAAGAATGATCTACAATTGCATGTGTATGTTGAGAAATAGAGCAACTGTATGTGATAGATTGTATTGTATCCATAATATTCTAAATaatgtaatgtatttttttttatttatttatttttttttgcttttgtttggagTTACACTTTTGGAAGTTGCTGAATGAGATTTATCTCTGAAATTTTATCTAGGACTTAAGGCTGATACTATTTTTAATCAAGGTCTGGTTCTGAATAGAAATATCTATTGAATGATTGTAGTTTCATTTCAGACTGCTTGTTCTGTGACAGTAGTTTTGTGCCGTCTGCTTCTTGCACTTCTGAAATAGTTACTGAGTTGGTATATTTTGTTTTAGACATTGATCTTGTTCAGTATTGTTTTAGTATTAgattccttcttgttttgttcagtAAATACCCCAATCTGATAGACATCTCTTCTGTTTATATCTTGCTAGATTgtgatttaaaatacaaaatcccTTTTGTTTCCTCAGTTGAAAGAGAACataaaacagaagcattaaatatttacagagcCATTGTTTTCTATTGTTTTAAAGGCATGCtttattaagaaagaaagacaactaATTTACTCTGCAGCTTTGTAGTGAATATACCCTAcataaataaaagtatttcttcGTAATAAACACAGATTGACATTCAGAGTATGATcagcctttttcctttgtttttctcatttctgagtTGAAAATTCTAAGTGTGGTCCTTCCTCCTTCAGAGGATCTCCATATATTTCTGTcatcctctttgcttttgtgtttgtcttCTCTAACTCTGCCCTATCATTTTGAGTTGGATAGCTGTAAGTAAAGACTGATTTATTGTGCAGTAGCATTGTTAAATTCCTTACTGGttcattttctgtgaaacaGTAACACcctgtcttcatttttaatattgctaGACCCTAAGTAATATTAGGATCTAGCAATATTGAGCTGATATTCTTACAGATTTACAGTCTCTAAGATCTCTTTCCTGAGAATGAATAGCTAATTTGGAACTACTTACTCCTTACTTATTGTTAGtcttgtcttctgttttctcagcaGCAGTTTCCCACTAAATTGTATTAGAACATTAGTACTACTAGTTTcattatgctttaaaaaaattactagtATCTAATATAAATCTCCCCTCTGTCAGTTTAAacacatttccccttgtcctgtcatcaCCTGCCTGTGTACAAAGTCAATCTCCCTCTGTTTATAAGGTCCCTTTAAGTACTAGAAAGACCGTaaggtctccccaaagccttctcttctccatactgagcaatcccaactctctcagcctgtcttcataggtgaggtgctccagccctctgattatctttgtggcccccATTGGACCTGTGTGAGCTGGTCCATGCCTTTTTTGTTCTGAGGACTCCAGACTTGGATACAATACTTTAGATGAGGactcatgagggcagagcagaggaggacaatcacttccctctccctgctggccacgcactcctcttttgatgcagcccagtgTACAGTTGGCATTCAcggctgcaagagcacactgctctTGCATGACAGCTTTTTATCATGTCCAtactcatgtccagctttttgtccataCCAGAATCTCCAAGTCCTTTTCCACAGTACTGCTATCAATATGTTTCTTTCCCAATTTGAGCTCAAGTATGGGACTGCCCCAATCCAAGTTGCAGCagcttgcacttggccttgttgaatttcatgttCATGTGAACCCACTTCTCAATCCTGTCCAGGTCcatctgaatggcatcccttccttctgttctatTAGCTGCACCACTCAGAATGCTGTCAACTGCAAACTTGCAGAGGGTGCATTCAAATCCGttgtctatgtcattgataaagatgttgaagagcaccaatCCAGACCACCATTCATCTCTCGCCTTCATCTGAACATAAAACCATTGACCACAGCCTTTTGGCTACAATCATTTGGCTAATTCTTCATCCACCAAATAGAGCActcttcaaatccatatctctctggataaggatgtggtgtggaAGCTTGTCCGAGGTCTtacagaagtccaggtagatgacagTAGATATCCAGTTACCTCTTTGTCTTTAATGTGCCTTAGCAttgcttccaggaggatctattctgtgatcttcccaggcacagaggtgtgGCTCACCATACTTAACATGTTGTTTTAAGTGCATGTTCAGTGGAGCATTGCTAGCTCTGCTCTTCAGGAGTCTTAATTAGCTGGAACAATTGCTGATAGCAATTGCAATGAATTGCTGATCAGTTGCTGTCAATTTTTCTGCCATGACTTTCTCACTCCTTGGTGTGCCTCTACACATGGGGTTATTGATGGGTGGCATCTCTTCTACAGAAGCATTATATTCATTTCAGCTGTAGACTTTCTTCTTTAGTTCATTCCAGGTGGTTTTCAGTCATCTAAAAATCACTGTGGTTACATACTAACCTTGGGACTAAAAGGCACTCTTCATTTCTCTAACCTGGCTCTGTCTTGTCTGCACCTCACATTCCTCCCTTGGAAGAAAGCCCTGAGTGGGAAAAGTCATATTTTACTTCAGTAACTGGCATTTAGATACCACCTATATTAACTGGgatacattaaaaagagcatggccgGCAGGTCAAGTGAGGTTATgctccccctctactctgctctggtgtgTCTACATTTGcactactgtgtccagttctgggctcccaagTTCTAAAGGCAGGGATCCCCTAGAAGGAGCCCAGCGcaggaccacaaagatcattaaggtcctggagcatcccccatatgaggaaaggcagagtaacctggatctgttcagtctggggaaaagattGAGAGGGGATATGGTAAATGTTTagaaatatctaaagggaggtgggaggcaaatggatgaggcctGGCTCTTCTCTGGGGTGTGTTAATGaaaggacaaggagtaatggcctaaaacttgtacataggaagttccatgcaaacatgtggaagaacttatTTGTGCCAGGGGTAATGGAGCAGTGAAgcaggtttcccagagaagctgttgagtttccttctgtggagatattcaagacctgtctggaaACCTACCTGCATGACCTACATTAgagtacctgctttagcaggaggattggacttggtgatcccttgaggtcccttccagttctgagattctgtgattatagATCTGAAATTCCCCTGCTCAGTTTTCATATGTGGAATGTATGTTAGCATAATTTCAGCTATTCCTTGAAAgaacaatctttttttcatgttttatgtCACAGCATAGGTCTGTAGTATAGGAGAGCTTCCTCTTGAAACTTTGCATCCAGTCCATTCAAGAGGAACAGCACTTCTTCAATTTTagcttcagttctttttttctctctcacctTATAATTCTATGGGTTGAAATAGGTctattttcttataaaatatttatcattatttGGAATTCGGGAGCACCTACTTTCACATGATGTTTACTCATCAGCTGCCattataaaatgagaaaaattattAACATGCTTGCTGTTTTGAGTATTTGGTTaatgcatcagttttcaatgtTACAGGAAGACATGTTAACAGGATATGAAGTTCCTTCTATCTGTTTGCagttttcaatttatttcagaaaccaGTCACCATCAgttgagaaagcagaaaagtgtATTAATAATCCTATGAAGTTCACATAATCTCCATCGACTGTAACCGtaaaactatatttttaaaattgcgTAAAACTGTAGAATTTAGTATTCATTTCTTAAGGCATGTAAACTGATTTGTGAAAGATACTGTTGTGTCTTTTCAACTGTAGTGAGCTGTAGTTAAATTAATAAATGAAGAGAAGTAAAACCACTCTACTTTTCAGTTTGATTCAAAGGAAatttatctgtgttttttttctgaagactttctttcagattttctttaagaagTAGTAGAAATAAGCTTAACTGAGCCtccaataaaagaaaattgttgAGAAATAACATCTATTTCATTTAAGTTTTATGCCTATGGCTTATGGTATACAGCAGATAAAGTATGTTTGGGGGCTGTGACGGCATGTCTGATATTACTTCTAATGATATCAGTATTACGGAATCGCACACATTCACAGAACCGTgggggttggaaaggacatctGTCCAGTCCAACTCACtactaaagcagattccctacagtAGGCCGCACAGGAAGGCAGGTTTTGGATATCTCAAGAAAAGCAGACTACAAGCTCTCTGGCttagcctgttccagtgctctgtcacctccAAAGTGAGGAATTGTTccctcatgtttgtatggagCTTCTTATGTTCTGGTCTGTGCCCATAGCCCCTTGTTCCAtcactgggcactgctgaaaagagcctgttAATACTCCTATGAATAATAGCAAATTGCTATCAAAACTCAAACGGCCGTTTGATAACATGGAATTTTGCCATGAGGTATTGCAGGATATTCTCTTTCCTTGTACATAAGTCACATTCACTCCACTTAAACTGTACTTGACTTACTGTACTTGACTTACTTGAAGCACTGGCCTGTACGTTGTAATAGGAGTTGTaggagaaatacaaaattttgAAGTATCATCTTTCTTCAGCATGCTACAGCTTGCAAAACAGCTCAGTTTTACTTCTCTTATGGTAACACTTAATACACTTGCAAGTAATTCATTTTTAGTTTCTCTAAATATAGATAAATTGATAAATTGGATCAAGACCAGCATTAACTGTACTTAATGGTAGCTCTCACTGCTTCCAGTATGTTGTTGGTACTGGGACAGAAACTCATTGCACTGAGTGCAGAGCTCAGGGAAACAATTGTGAGAGGGTCAACTTTGATTTGGTAGTGGGCGGTCCACAGAAGACATTTAGGGAGACAAAATGATTATGTTAAGTTTATGGCCAAACCAAACACTTTGAGAGTATTTTAAAGACTTCAGAAAACTATCTTCATCAATGGAGCTGCAGACAGCTACAGAATTCACAGTGTGGTGATTTTGAGGTAAATGAGTGAATAACTGAGAAAGTTCTGATTGTGGAAAAACTGAGCGCAAAAATGGAAACACTTCCACGGTCTTGACTTTGCCAACTGCTGCCATTTCTGCTATCAACAGTTTGTGTTTGGCTCTTTTACTATTCTAGAGCTTTTTAATTGCACCACTGACAATAGAGATTTGTGCCCTTTTATGCTGAATGCAGTTCTTGGCTGACTGTTTGTATACATAAAAGTGTGAAAGTAAAACTAAAAGAGTGGAAGGGTCAAGATAAttctgaaaattgttttgtgCAAGAATCAGCCATGTCTATGAAAATTAATGATCGTTGGCACAttttaggaaaatgttttaaatagagAATGTGCATCAGtagataaaactgtcactttcaGGTAAGTGATATGAAGCAGGTTGAAACAAGATAaggtatttctgttttgcaggaaagaaaaagaaaaggcaaaaagtaAGGAGTAGCAGATTACTTTCTTTAACCAAGATCTTGCATGTGTAGCTGTATCAAGGGGAAAGCACATGATGCtcttaaaaggaagaaaggattgaaggaaaaatatatggGCTTTCAAGGTATAAATGTTAGAAAATTTGAGAGTTCTGGCATTACACTGCATCATGGAGTAACAGCTAAATTTTTCATACTTTTTACTCAGTGGACTGGGGTCTATTGATGTCCGAATAGCTTTAAACTGATGTTCAGCAGGGCAAATGTTCATGTGGTGCATTACCTGGGCAACTGGGTCGTGTGGGAGGcgtccctgcccacagcaggctAGAACTAATTAatctttagggtcccttccaacccaagccattctatggctctgtatttctgttgtCCTGTAGATCTGTCTGTTGCCAAAGCCAATCATTTTTGCCAGTTGTTGTATTTCAGCACTGTGATGAAGCTTTCCCCAGACCTTCTAAAACAGATTAACTTTAAAAGTACATTTAGTGCCATCAGTCAGCAATTTCTAAGATGTTTTCCATCATTGATAAACATGGGTTAATATTTTAATGCTGTATTTACCTGTAGAATGCATAAAACATATTCACCTCTAGactgctgcattttttaattGGTTGATAAAATCTCATGTGAAAATCTAACCCTCACTTTTTAATTTAGAACTGTGAGCAATGATGAGCTCCGAACAAAGCTCAGAATCTTTCTGAAGTTAGGGTATAATTAGgtgcaaatgaagaaatattgtTTCTATAAATATCAGGAATCTTAAACTTCTTACTCTAACTGAACCCAAGTGATAATTCATGCTTTAATGAGTCAGTGCATTTCCATGGTTTCTTTTCCCCTCGCAGCCATGAAGGAACAGATTCTGTAGCTGACCGGGCAGATGTTATTGTGGTTTTAAACAacttcagaagcaaaataatCAAAGTCCAAGTATGTAAAGATATATTTGTCTGCACTATTTCTTTATATATGACTAATGCTCACATGTCTTAGGCTGTATTTAATTGGAAGTTATATACTGGAATATATCATCTAGATTTTGTAAATTTAAATAGAGAGGGGTATGCAAATTAATGTAGTTAATTTGATCCAATAGAGTTATATTAATTGTGTGGGAGGTTGTTAAATAGTTGTCTGCATAACACAGATAGGATTTGTCTCATCAAGTTTAAGGTGTTTAATACTGGTATACAGTCTGAACTTGGTGCCTAAAACTCCCTCTCTGCTTAATAGAATGAGAAAGATAGTCCAGAGGACTGCTCATCCCAGCTCACGTATTGATTTAAATATGAGGTGATCACCTCTTGAGGCATCCAGTTCTGCCCTGTGACTGGGAAGGGATTTGACATCAAGTCCAGATGCCAATGTGGAAGCTCAAATTAGACACACTGAATTCTGTCCTCAGTTACCACATCTGTGTAAATGAAATTACTTGGCTTTTGTTCTTAATTGCAGAAAAAACACGTTACGttatgtaaataatattttgtttaggTATACTCAGGATATATTCTGATGTTAGACACTGAGAATGGCAGAATTATGTAAACATAAATAGAAAGAGGTgtttaataaaacatttattttctgagtctCTTCCTCAGTCCTGTAACTGAAAGTTTCCAGAATCATCAGAAGAGAATTCACTTTTTGGAGGGTGAGAAGTCTGCCTTTAAGCCACGGAGAAAGGCTACAAGGGTGCCAAAATAGGAAACTTATTGGATGTGAAAGGTTGTGTGGTTTAAAATAATAACTAGAACATGCAAGCTCTGTCGTTCAGTTAAACTGTAGAGTCACTTCAGTGTTATTTAGATTATGGCTTCAGCAGCTAAGAAGACACCACATGAAAAGAAGTCTGCAAGTGCTAGCTTAACAGTATAAACATGTATGTCTCAAAAATACTGATCTTCTAATCAAGGAAATTAAGGTCAGCACCCAAAACTAACCTGGCACCTTTAGTTAGCACCTGATTGAGACAACAGAAATTAGTTAACCTGTATAGTTCATTCAGCAACAGATTGGTCACTTTCTCCTTTTGACAGGCTTATGAGAATCACAGTTTCCCTTCAGATAAGTTTTGTGCATGATTCAACACCCTACTGCCCTTCTGGCAGCTGATGGGTGGATCAGAGAATCATGGCAGGGTCTTCTGTAAAGGAGGAAAATGAGCTATGATTCTGCTGACATTTAGTTTCTGTTGGAGTAAAGAAGTACAGAGTGTTTGAACATGCTGTTTGGTTTATTCATCACTATTTTTTCATAATTGGTTACTTTGCTTCTTATAGTAGTAAGTTCTATGTAGGTCTTAAAAGTATGAAATGACAGTTTTACAGTTTAGGTTAATGTAGCtcagtaattattttattagatAAGAATAGGGGATAGGAATTGGGAAGCTGTTAGTCCACTACAGTTAGATAATCCAACTGAAGTAGTAATTATTATCAATTAACTTCACAAATGAcgtgaattctttttttttttttttttttttttttttttttattgactAGGTACAGAAAAAGCCTGATAAAATGAATGAAGATCTCCTTAGTGatggaacaacagaaaaaggaaatttggaaTCAGTTACAAGGtacaaattaatttgtttttaaaagggatcaaaacagaagaaaaatgtgaagggATACACTCCATCTGAGCTAGTCTTCAGCTTGAAAAATGATTCTAAAGTGAATCTCCAACAGTATTGATCCATAACATAACCAGTTTGGCTAAAGAAGCCTTCGCTCTTCAGAAACCTATTGAAGTAATGCTCTGAGGGAGACTGCAGCTGTGATTCCTTCCCTCTATGTGCTGGAAGGCATATGCAGTTAAAGAACAATCCTTGAAATTTAAATCAAACAAAGAATACtgtgcagcaagaaagaaaagctctggaCAGCTTACCTTAATCCTGAGTTGCTATAGGGAGAGTAATTGAATgaacttatgaaaaaaaataaggaagaattATGAAAAACACCTGGAAAATCCCATCACCACAAACTGTTGAATGTTATTCCTTTACCTCATCATTTACTGTTAGGTATTGCTGACAACAAAGTACAGGGCTAAACATGTGGTTTGACCTGGTGTGGTCATCTTTAGGTAATGCTCAGTATTTTAGAATTTATATATTCGGTTtcaaatatcatagaatcatagaatggtttgggttggaagggacctcatcttccaacctccctgcagcatgcagggccaccaacctccatatctaatactagaccacACTGCCCAGGACCctgtccaacctggccttgaacacctccagggatggggcatccacaactctGCACtttgggaagcctgttccagcacctcagcacTATCTTGGTAAAGAAAAATTTGTTCTGAGTGAGTGGGTATGAGCTGTTATTGTTTGCAAAAGAgtcgcagaatcacagaatgggttggattggaagggaccttagagaCCATTGAGTTCCTACCCCTGCTGTAGGTATGGCTGCCacccactggatcaggctgctcagacaCGGGGTcaggccttgaatgcatccaggaaTGGAGTAAAAGATTTTGGAATCATAAAGATGTGTAATGGAAGTAAAATATGAGTGCGTTCTGTCAGGatatttcttctgtgaattttCAAACTCATTCTTTACAACctcagatttctttctgttagATGTATATCTTAGTTGATaatccatttgttttcttaggttttcagaaatttcaccagaagagaaggaaaatagaagTGATGTACTTAACATTTTTTCAGTCGCTTCAGGCCATCTATATGAACGTTTTTTAAGGTAAGTAAAAGTTCATCCTAAAATTAAGCAGCATAATGAAGCTGACTGTTTTGTCAGCAGGCAACCACACAGCTGCTGACTCCTCCCAAAGCAGAATGGGTGTGGGGGGAGATTTAAGAGGCAGAGCAAAAACTGCATGtgcaggcaaaacaaaacaaggcatTCATTCACTGCTTCTCCTCAGCAGGCCACTTCCAGGAAACAAAGACTCATCACACGTAATGGTTAGTTGGGAAGATAAATGCTATCACTCCAAGTGtcatcccttcctcctcctttacCCCAGTTTTATTACTGTGTATGACACCATATATGGGACAGCTCTTTGTTCAGTTTAAGTCATCAGCTGTGCTGACTCTGTCCCCTCCTAGCTCCTCGTGCACCTCCAGCctcctcactggcagggcaGTACAAGAGGCTGAAAGCTTGTCTCCatgtaagcactgctcagcaacaattaaaacatttgtgttATCATCACAGTTTTCATCAAAAACTCAAAACTGGGCACCATACCAcctactatgaagaaaattaactctatcccagcCAAAAGCACAAGACATAAAGAAGGCCCAAATGCATATTTCTTAGAGAACAAACCGTAGATAGATGTTCTAGAATTTCATTGTtctttgaagaaagaagagtGTTCTCTATGCCTATCACGAGTGCCTGTGCCAAGTGAGAAGATAAAAGATGGAGCTGAATCTCTCTTTATGAAGATGTAGCAGCAGAGACCTCATTAGAGTTTTTATCTATTTATGCTTATTCCAAAATATGGGTTCTATATTCTTACATGACCTTACTTNNNNNNNNNNNNNNNNNNNNNNNNNNNNNNNNNNNNNNNNNNNNNNNNNNNNNNNNNNNNNNNNNNNNNNNNNNNNNNNNNNNNNNNNNNNNNNNNNNNNTTTTAACTCCATCTCAAGAGATCCTTTTCATGAGGACTTCTAAGCTCAGAAGTTTATTCACATCTAGAGTTGGGTGCAGTTAACAGATAGTTCCAAAACTATGACCTGCAGGTTATGGTATATGCCTTAGACCATGGCAAAGTAGTATCATTTTGAGAGCTGCAGTCATCATTTAATACAAGTATTTCTGAGATCTGCTGCATCTGAGTCAGGTAAAATGGGACGTGAGGTCATGAGAGATGATTTTCAGACTGTAAAAATCCCACTGAGACGATAATTCCGTTTGAGCAGAAAGAGTACCTTTAAAATACAAGAACACA is a genomic window of Meleagris gallopavo isolate NT-WF06-2002-E0010 breed Aviagen turkey brand Nicholas breeding stock chromosome 1, Turkey_5.1, whole genome shotgun sequence containing:
- the LOC104917440 gene encoding UDP-glucose:glycoprotein glucosyltransferase 2-like, encoding MGVNTKSGSDLIMKIDALLSSLPKTEMRQDAKLLREQHSVVKFEPQENEPFYDVIAIVDPLTREAQKMAHLLIVLKDIVNVKLRLFLSCRSKLSEVPLTSFYRFVLEPEIIYGINKHLPSEPVAKFLELPESPLLTLNMITPESWLVEAVNSSCDLDNIHLQDIKGTVVTEYELEYILLEGHCFDVSTGQPPRGLQFTLGTKNNPVMVDTIVMANLGYFQLKANPGAWTLRLRKGRSEDIYRVFSHEGTDSVADRADVIVVLNNFRSKIIKVQVQKKPDKMNEDLLSDGTTEKGNLESVTRFSEISPEEKENRSDVLNIFSVASGHLYERFLR